In Halorubrum sp. PV6, a single window of DNA contains:
- the aglF gene encoding UTP--glucose-1-phosphate uridylyltransferase AglF, with protein sequence MKAVVLAAGKGTRLRPLTDDKPKGMVEVDGKPLITHCFDQLIELGADELIVVVGYMKEVIIDHYGDAYEGVPITYTHQREQNGLAHALLTVEEHIDDDFMLILGDNIFEANLQDVVRRQREDRADAAFLVEEVPWEDASRYGVCDTNQYGEITDVVEKPEDPPSNLVMTGFYTFSPAIFHACHLVQPSNRDEYEISDAIDLLIQSGRTIDAIGLDGWRIDVGYPEDRDRAEERLNEETDAADETEKTDVEDAPDTIVDS encoded by the coding sequence ATGAAAGCAGTCGTACTCGCGGCCGGCAAGGGCACGCGCCTCCGCCCGCTCACGGATGACAAGCCCAAGGGGATGGTGGAGGTCGACGGGAAACCCCTCATCACCCACTGCTTCGATCAGCTCATCGAGCTCGGCGCCGACGAACTCATCGTCGTCGTCGGCTACATGAAGGAGGTGATCATCGACCACTACGGCGACGCCTACGAGGGCGTCCCGATCACCTACACGCACCAGCGCGAACAGAACGGGCTCGCCCACGCGCTCCTCACGGTCGAAGAGCACATTGACGACGACTTCATGCTCATCCTCGGCGACAACATTTTTGAGGCGAATCTCCAAGACGTGGTCCGTCGTCAGCGTGAGGACCGTGCAGATGCCGCCTTCCTCGTCGAGGAAGTCCCCTGGGAAGACGCCTCTCGCTACGGTGTCTGTGACACCAACCAGTACGGAGAGATTACGGACGTCGTCGAGAAGCCGGAGGACCCGCCGAGCAATCTGGTGATGACCGGCTTCTACACCTTCTCGCCCGCCATCTTCCACGCGTGTCACCTCGTCCAACCCTCGAACCGCGACGAGTACGAAATTTCTGACGCGATCGATCTCCTCATCCAGTCTGGTCGGACGATCGACGCTATCGGCCTCGACGGCTGGCGTATCGACGTCGGCTACCCCGAAGACCGCGACCGTGCCGAAGAACGACTGAACGAGGAAACCGACGCCGCAGACGAAACGGAGAAAACTGACGTGGAAGATGCGCC